The DNA segment GTCTGCGCGAAGTGAAGGTGGCCATCGTCGCCGACCTCGGCAGCCTGCAACGCTTGCCGCGCATCATCGGCGAAGGCAACACCCGCGAGCTGGCATTGACTGGAAAAGACATTGCCGCGGCGCGCGCCCTGGCGATGAATCTGGTCAACGAAGTTTACGAAACGCCCGAAGCTTTGCTGGACGCGGCGCGCGGCATGGCCCGCGAGATTGCGGCCAACCCGCCACTGGTGGTGCAGGGCATCAAGCGCGTGATGAATTACTGTGCCGACAAGTCTGTGAAAGATGGGCTGGAATACGTTGCGGTCTGGAACTCGGCCTTTCTGCAATCTGAAGACCTCGGCGAAGCGATGGCGGCATTTATGGAGCGCCGCCCACCGCGCTTCAAAGGCCGCTAACCTCTGCGACTCAGGCGTCCGCCGCGCAGCGGAAACCGGCGAAGGCCATGCGGAAACCGGGACGCCAGAAGTTGCGGAACGAAGTCCGCATCAGCGGCAATCGTGTCGCCCACGAGCCGCCTTTCAACACGCGATGGTCGCCATCGAACCATAGCTCGGAATACTCTGGATAAGGATAGGCGGCAAATCCTGGGTAGCCGTCGAAGACCGTCGCCGTCCACTCCCAGACGTTGCCGCTCATGTCGACGCAACCATAAGCGCTCGCGCCCTGCGCGTGCAGCGTCACGGGCGTCGTCCCCCAGCGGGCGAAGTTGTAATTGGCAACGCTTGCGCGGGCCGGGTCATTGCCCCAACTGAAACGGCGCTTCGTCTGCGCCGCCGCATCCCACGACGCCGCTTTCTCCCACTCGGCTTCTGTCGGCAAACGACGGCTTACGAAGCGCGCATAAGCCATCGCCTCGTACCAGTTCACGCCCGACACCGGATGATCGGGGCAGAGCGCGGTCTCTGCAAACATCTCGCGCACGCGCCACGGCGCGCCGTCGTCTTTGCGCGACCAGTAGAGCGGCGCGCGCACCTCATTCTTTTCTTTCCACGCCCAGCCGGCATCGTCCCACAGCGCGCGCGCCCGGTAACCGCCGGCGGCAATGAATTCGGCATACGCGCCACAGGTCACCGGGTAACGATCTATGCGAAAGCTATTCAATTCGACGATGTGCGGCGGCTGTTCGTTGTCATAAGCGAACGGGTAACCGCGCGAGCCGATCTCGCACGCGCCACCAGGGATGTAAACCATGTCAGCCGCTGGGGCCTCAGTAGGAGGCAGGAGGCAGGAGGCAGGAGGCAGGGTGCGGCATTCTGCATCCGTTGAACTGCCCACCACTGAACTGCTTCCTGCTTCCTGCTTCCTGCCTCCTGCTTCCTGCCTCCTGCTCCCTGTTTTCAATTCCGGCGCGAGCAGTTGCAGCAGGTAAGCAAGCGTCTCCTGGTGCTGATATTCATGCTCGATGATCAGATTGAAGATGTAGCCGTCACGCAGCAGCGGCTGCGACAGGTCATCATCAATCGAATGCAGAAAGCCCAGCACCTCTTCGCGCACGCGGTCGAGATAGCCTTCGATCTCGGAAATGGGCGGCAGGTTGTTGGCGTCTTCGCGCGGCGTTTTAATGGGATCGAAGACTGCGTCATAGCGCGGCGCAAAGGTCGGGTCGCCTTTGATGCGCTGCAATACCCAATAGGACTCGAAGGCGCCGACGTGGCCGAGGTGCCAGAGGATGGGGCGAAACCCGTCGGCGGGCGGGCGGCGCAGGTCGCTTTCGGCAATCACCAGGTCAAACATCGCGCGGGTGAACTCGCGCGACCGGCGCATATGGTCGGCGACCGCGTCCACGTCAAACGTACGAGCCATCAGAGCCTCTCCTTATTCGTGTCTTCGACAAATGCGATGCAGATTCCAATCGCCCGCCGCGTGGTTGGCACGCTGGCGAAACTAATATAGCATTGAACAAAGCAGCGAAGTTAGTTGCTGATTGGATGGAGTCAGTGAGGAGAAAGTTGAATGTCCGCTAACCCGAGCGCCGCGGCGCCTCACCGCCTGACCGTTCATCGACTGGTCGGCGACAGCGCAGCCGACGAATTCGCCGCCGACGTGCGCGCCGGATTGACTGCCCGGCCAAAGGCTCTGCCGCCGAAATACTTCTACGACGACCTCGGCTCTAAACTTTTCGAAGCCATCTGCCGCCTGCCCGAATATTATTTGACGCGCGCCGAAAGCGACATCCTCAGGCGTCATGCCGAGGCCATCATTGAAGCCGCGGGCGGCCCGGCGCGCTTGATCGAGCTGGGCAGCGGCAGCGCCGAAAAAACGCGCTACCTGATTGATGCGCTCTTGCAGCGCCAGCCCGAGCTGCATTACCTGCCGGTAGACATCTCGCCGGCCAGCCTCGAATCGAGCAGCCTTGAATTGTTGAAGTCGTACCCTGACCTGCGCATCACGGCTTATGCGGCAGACTACTTCACGGCGCTCGGGGCGCTGGCCGAAGCCGGGAAAAGTAAGCAGGATTACCGTCACACGATTGCCCTGTTTCTCGGCTCGAACATCGGCAACCTTGACGCGCAAGAGTCGCGCGCTTTCCTGCGAGCCGTGCGCCGAATGCTCGACACAGGCGATGCGCTGCTGCTCGGCGCGGATTTGAAGAAGCCGACAAGCCGCCTGATCCCGGCTTATGACGACGCGCTCGGCGTGACCGCGGCATTCAATCTCAACCTGCTGGCGCGCATCAATCGTGAGCTTGGCGGCGACTTCGACATCAAGCAGTTCGCGCACCGCGCCGTCTATAACGAGGACGAAGGGCGCGTCGAGATGCATCTGGTCAGCCGCGCGCCGCAAACGATTCGCCTGCGCGCCCTCGACCTTGAAATTCAGTTCGCGGCGGGCGAGACGATTCACACAGAGAACTCGTACAAGTTCGACGCCGGGCAACTCGCCGCCATGGCCCGCGATAGCGGCTTCGCGTTGCGCCGGACGTGGCACGACGAGGCCGAGCAGTTCAGCTTTAACCTGCTGGCGGCGGTCAGCCAAGCATCGTGACGGCGAACGCCGCCATGCCATCGGCATAACGAATAGAGTTTGCGTCCCGATTAGCTTCGCGCCGGTGATTGTTTCGAGAGGCTGCCATGCCATTTCAATTCATCCTTCCGGCCACACCGATTGCGCCCGGCGAGGCGATCAACACGGCGACCGACTTCGCGCGCTTCTTCGCCGCCGGCAGCCGACCGGCGAGTGACTGGGCGGTTGGCGCCGAGCTGGAATTGATCGGCTTCACTGCCGACACGCTCGAACGCCTCGGCCCGCAACAAATCCAGGCGGTCATCCGCGGCTTTGACGATCAGATCAGCCGCCGCGTCGTCGAGCATGGCTACGTCACCGAAGCTCTGCTCGACGACGCGGCGGCGAGGCGACGCGGGGACGCGGGGAAAGAAGAAGCATACGATCAGGGAACCACGGTCGCCGCGCCGCCGCGCCGCCGCGCCGCCGCGTCGCCTCTGGGGAGGCTGACTTTAGAGCCGGGCGGGCAGGTCGAATTTTCGGGCGCGGCGCAGGCTTCGCTGGTTGAAATTGAGCGCGGCCTGCGGCAATTCACCGGACGGCTGGCTGAGATTGCCGCCGTCGAAAAGCTGATCTTTGTGACGCTCGGCTTCGACCCGTTGCGGCAGAGCGGAGAGCAGCGATGGATTCCTAAAGCGCGCTACCAGATCATGCGGCCTTACTTGAAAGCGCGCGGCGCGCGCGCCTGGGACATGATGTGCCGCACGGCAGCCATTCAAGTCAATCTGGATTACAGCGACCTCGAAGACCTCGCCCGCAAGTTTCAACTGGCGACGCGATTGGCGCCGGTCGCCGCGGCGATGTTTGCCAACTCGCCGTTTGAAAACGGCAAGCTGTCGGGATACAAATCCACACGCTATCGCGCATGGCTCGACACCGACCCCGACCGCACGGGGCCGTCGCCGGTGGGTCTCGGTGATGACTTCAGCATCGAGCGGTTTGTTGATTATGTCGCCGGTGTGCCGATGTTCTTCGTGCGGCGCGAAGGCGATTACATTGATCTGGCGGGCCATTCGTTCAGCGAGTACCTGGCCGGTTGCGGCTGCCCGATGACGCCAATCTTTCAAGACTTCACTGACCACCTGACGACGATCTTCACCGAAGCGCGCCTGAAGCCGCACATCGAGCAGCGCAGCATGGATTGTGGCTCGACCGAGATGGTGATGGGGGCGATGGCCTTTTGGAAAGGCTTGATGTACGACCAGGCGGCGCTGCAAGAAGCCATGCGGCTGGCGCCACGGCTGACGCGCGGCGAGTATGCGGCGCTTCAGCTGGACGTGGCGCGGCGCGGGCTTGATGCTTCGATCAAAAACCTGCCACTCATCGCGATTGCCGGCGAAGCGATTGAAATTGCCCGCGCCGGTTTGCAGCGCATCGCCGCCGCCGAAACGCCTTACCTCGATCTGCTCGAAGAGCGCGTCACGCGGGAACGCCTGACCAACGCCGACATCCTGATCCGCAACTTCGAGGGCACCTGGCATGGCGACATCAGAAAGGCGATTGCGGATTGCGGATTGCGGATTGCGGATTAAAGGGCAAGCCGAAGCCGCTGGCGGTTGGAAAGGCTCAATGAACAGCGACACACCTGAATCAGCACAATTACTTCCGCAATCCGCAATCCGCAATCCGCAATCCGCAATGGACACTCCCCGCAACCCCCAACTTACTGGCCTCTTGCTCGTGCTCACAGCCGCTGCGCTGTGGGGGACCCTTGGCACGTTCTACAAGCTTAGCACCGATACCTTCGGGCTGACCCCTCTCACCGTGGTCTTCTGGCGGGCAGCTCTCGCCGGCCTTGTACTTGCCATCGTCCTCGGCATTATCTTCCCTCTCCTCGGCAAAGGCTGGTCGGCCCTGCGCGTGCGCCGTACCGATCTGCCCGTCTTCATCACGTTCGGCCTCCTCGGCGTCACGGCCTTCTACCTGCTCTACATCTACGCCGTCGTACTGGTCGGCGTGGCCGTGGCGGTC comes from the Blastocatellia bacterium genome and includes:
- a CDS encoding EamA family transporter is translated as MNSDTPESAQLLPQSAIRNPQSAMDTPRNPQLTGLLLVLTAAALWGTLGTFYKLSTDTFGLTPLTVVFWRAALAGLVLAIVLGIIFPLLGKGWSALRVRRTDLPVFITFGLLGVTAFYLLYIYAVVLVGVAVAV
- the egtD gene encoding L-histidine N(alpha)-methyltransferase, with amino-acid sequence MSANPSAAAPHRLTVHRLVGDSAADEFAADVRAGLTARPKALPPKYFYDDLGSKLFEAICRLPEYYLTRAESDILRRHAEAIIEAAGGPARLIELGSGSAEKTRYLIDALLQRQPELHYLPVDISPASLESSSLELLKSYPDLRITAYAADYFTALGALAEAGKSKQDYRHTIALFLGSNIGNLDAQESRAFLRAVRRMLDTGDALLLGADLKKPTSRLIPAYDDALGVTAAFNLNLLARINRELGGDFDIKQFAHRAVYNEDEGRVEMHLVSRAPQTIRLRALDLEIQFAAGETIHTENSYKFDAGQLAAMARDSGFALRRTWHDEAEQFSFNLLAAVSQAS
- a CDS encoding SUMF1/EgtB/PvdO family nonheme iron enzyme, with the protein product MARTFDVDAVADHMRRSREFTRAMFDLVIAESDLRRPPADGFRPILWHLGHVGAFESYWVLQRIKGDPTFAPRYDAVFDPIKTPREDANNLPPISEIEGYLDRVREEVLGFLHSIDDDLSQPLLRDGYIFNLIIEHEYQHQETLAYLLQLLAPELKTGSRRQEAGGRKQEAGSSSVVGSSTDAECRTLPPASCLLPPTEAPAADMVYIPGGACEIGSRGYPFAYDNEQPPHIVELNSFRIDRYPVTCGAYAEFIAAGGYRARALWDDAGWAWKEKNEVRAPLYWSRKDDGAPWRVREMFAETALCPDHPVSGVNWYEAMAYARFVSRRLPTEAEWEKAASWDAAAQTKRRFSWGNDPARASVANYNFARWGTTPVTLHAQGASAYGCVDMSGNVWEWTATVFDGYPGFAAYPYPEYSELWFDGDHRVLKGGSWATRLPLMRTSFRNFWRPGFRMAFAGFRCAADA
- a CDS encoding glutamate-cysteine ligase family protein; the protein is MPFQFILPATPIAPGEAINTATDFARFFAAGSRPASDWAVGAELELIGFTADTLERLGPQQIQAVIRGFDDQISRRVVEHGYVTEALLDDAAARRRGDAGKEEAYDQGTTVAAPPRRRAAASPLGRLTLEPGGQVEFSGAAQASLVEIERGLRQFTGRLAEIAAVEKLIFVTLGFDPLRQSGEQRWIPKARYQIMRPYLKARGARAWDMMCRTAAIQVNLDYSDLEDLARKFQLATRLAPVAAAMFANSPFENGKLSGYKSTRYRAWLDTDPDRTGPSPVGLGDDFSIERFVDYVAGVPMFFVRREGDYIDLAGHSFSEYLAGCGCPMTPIFQDFTDHLTTIFTEARLKPHIEQRSMDCGSTEMVMGAMAFWKGLMYDQAALQEAMRLAPRLTRGEYAALQLDVARRGLDASIKNLPLIAIAGEAIEIARAGLQRIAAAETPYLDLLEERVTRERLTNADILIRNFEGTWHGDIRKAIADCGLRIAD